The sequence TGCGCCCAGAATGATACCACCAGAGAACACGTGGAACCATGGCGCCAGTCGGTTACCAGGCAGAACCAGCGCCAGAACAATGACGGTACCGATGTAGGCGGCTGGAATGCGCCAGTCAATAACTCGGACGATGATGAGGAAGGCAGCACCAACCAGCAGGAGCAGGGCCGATGTCTCACCCAGGCAGCCGCCGACGTTACCGAAGAAGAGCCGCTCTAGTACCGGCAACGAATTCGCCTGGCGGACTACGTCAGCAATCGAATCCTGCGGCAGATACTCGGCGGCACGACGCACAAGCGCAAGCGGAGTTGCTTCGCTAACTGCGTCGAGTCCAGAAAGCGGCAAGGTACCGAACGGCTTCTGCCACATCGTCGTCATGTGCGTCGGCCAAGAAACCATGAGAAAGGCCCGCGCCGCCAGGGCCGGGTTGATGAAATTGTGCCCGAGCCCGCCGAAGAACTGTTTGACCACGACTGTCGCAAACGCCGAACCGAGCACCGGCATCCACCACGGCACACCGGGCGGCAGGTTGTACGCAACAAGCAGGCCGGTGATAACCGCGCTGCCATCAGCCGGTGTCGGTCTGCGACCGAACGCAACCTGAGCGAGTGAATCCGCAACCACGGCTGAAACAACCGCAAGCCCGACCAGCCACAGCACTCTGAAACCAAAGAAGTAAACCGAGCCGGCCAAAGCCGGAATAAGCGCAATGACCACCGCCCACATGATGCTCTGAACCGTTGTCCGGCTGCGGATGTGCGGCGAAGCCGATACCGACAGAAGCGAACCGGTAGCACGGTCCGGGGTTTGACCAGTCGGGCCTGGCGGCGCGACCGTTCGACTGGCTGGTTCGTTCCCGTTCATCTTTTTCTACGCCCGAGTATCTCGGACTTGCCGTACTTGAAATGGTGTACGAGCCTTATCTTCGCTGGGCAAACATAGGCGCAGCAGCCGCACTCGATGCAGTCCGTGACGTGCTCGGCCTCGGCCTGATCAAACCGCCTACTTCGTAGGTGCATGTACAGGCGCTGGGGCAGAAGACCCATCGGGCATGCCTTGATGCATCGGCCGCAACGGATGCAGTCGCACTCACACAGCTCGGCAGCCGAGCCCTTGTCCAAGACAAGCACTCCGGAAGTACCTTTGAGCACTGGCACATCATCTGATGCGACCGCAATGCCCATCATCGGTCCACCGATTACCAGCTTGGCTGTCTCGCCCCGGTACCCACCGCAAAACTCAATCAAAGTCCTTATCGGCGTACCGATGCGCACGCGCAGGTTCTTTGGCTCGGCTAGGCCCGGTCCGGTAACAGTTGTCACCCGCTCAATGAGTGGCCTACCAAACCGCACTGCATCTCGGACCGCAACCGCGGTTCCGACATTCTGCACCACACAACCTACATCCATCGGCAGACCACCAGATGGCACCTCTCGCTTGAGACATGCCCGGATAAGCTGCTTCTCAGCACCTTGCGGGTACTTGGTCCTAAGCTTCACGACGCGAACCGACATCCCGCGACATTGACGCGCGGGCTCGGCCATCGCCGCAATGGCGTCAGGCTTATTGTCCTCGATCGCGATAATAATGTCGGTCACTCCCAGTGCTCGGGCGATAAGCCCGGCACCCTCAACAATCTCGGCTGGTTGCTCGACCATCAGCCGATGGTCG is a genomic window of candidate division WOR-3 bacterium containing:
- the rsxC gene encoding electron transport complex subunit RsxC, whose protein sequence is MMTFRGGVHPPEYKATTEHRSIEQLPLPEKVFIPVSQHTGAPARPVVPKGASVRTGTMLAEAGGRISVPIHSSVSGKVLDILDLAHPLTGNRVPTYVIESDGKDTLEESIREQPVDTDPHQIVEAVRSAGIVGMGGAAFPTYVKLSPPKEKPIDTVIINGCECEPYLTADHRLMVEQPAEIVEGAGLIARALGVTDIIIAIEDNKPDAIAAMAEPARQCRGMSVRVVKLRTKYPQGAEKQLIRACLKREVPSGGLPMDVGCVVQNVGTAVAVRDAVRFGRPLIERVTTVTGPGLAEPKNLRVRIGTPIRTLIEFCGGYRGETAKLVIGGPMMGIAVASDDVPVLKGTSGVLVLDKGSAAELCECDCIRCGRCIKACPMGLLPQRLYMHLRSRRFDQAEAEHVTDCIECGCCAYVCPAKIRLVHHFKYGKSEILGRRKR
- a CDS encoding RnfABCDGE type electron transport complex subunit D gives rise to the protein MNGNEPASRTVAPPGPTGQTPDRATGSLLSVSASPHIRSRTTVQSIMWAVVIALIPALAGSVYFFGFRVLWLVGLAVVSAVVADSLAQVAFGRRPTPADGSAVITGLLVAYNLPPGVPWWMPVLGSAFATVVVKQFFGGLGHNFINPALAARAFLMVSWPTHMTTMWQKPFGTLPLSGLDAVSEATPLALVRRAAEYLPQDSIADVVRQANSLPVLERLFFGNVGGCLGETSALLLLVGAAFLIIVRVIDWRIPAAYIGTVIVLALVLPGNRLAPWFHVFSGGIILGA